A window of Campylobacter concisus genomic DNA:
AATATGTATATAGAGCCCACAAAAAAAGAAACCCACGAAAGCTAGGCGAGAAAGATACAACTTAGTTTTTAAATATTTAAATAAAATTCTAAAAGGCATTTTGGAGTAAATTTAGCCCAAAATGCCTTTGCAAGCTACATTAAGCTCTTTAGTAGATTTGTTACTTTTTGCTCGATCTCTTCTAAAAATTCCTTGCTCTTTGCCTCAAATCTAGTAACAATAACTGGCGTTGTATTTGACGCGCGTACCAGCGCCCAGCCATTTTCAAACTGAATCCTTATACCATCAATATCAATGATATTTTTTATCTTTGGTAGGTCGCAACTCTCATTTTTCACACAATCTTTTAGCTTGGCAACTATCTTAAATTTAGCCTCATCAGTCGTCTTTACCTTGATCTCATCGGTGCTAAAGACAAGTGGCATCTTATCAAGCTCGCCATCAAGGTCAAAGCCCTTGTGAACTAGCTCAAGCACCCTCATCATCGCGTAAAGCGCATCGTCAAAGCCAAAATAGCGCTCTTTAAAAAAGATATGACCACTCACTTCAGCCGCAAGATCTACATTTAGCTCTTTCATCATCTTTTTTATATTGCTGTGTCCTGTTTTTCCCATAAATACTTCACCGATCTTGGCGATCTCATCATACATATTTTGTGAGCATTTTACCTCGCCAAGCACCTTTGGATGTTTCATATTTAGAGCATAAAGATATGCTAGTTCATCGCCTTTTATATCTCTTTTTGGCGTTATAACCGCGATCCTGTCGCCGTCTCCGTCAAAGCCAAATCCAAGGTCAAATTCTTTTTTTTCAATGAGTGAAAACAGCTCTTTTAAATTCTCTTTTTCGCTTGGATCTGGATGGTGATTTGGGAAATTTCCGTCTGGATCTTCATATAAAATTTTCGCATTTAGCCCAAGTGCTTTGACGATCGGCACCAAGCTCACACCAACAGCGCCATTTGCACAGTCGATGACAAAGGGCTTTTTGAAATTTTTAAGCTCACTAAATTCTTTTACAAAAAACTCAACGTATTTTTCTAAGATATTAAATTTCTCACAGCTCTCATCGTCTATGATCTGCTCACCAGAGGCGATTATCTCATTAACCTTGTCTTTTAAAATTTGCAGATCTTTACCAAAAAAACTATCTTTTTTGATAGTGATCTTAAAGCCGTTGTACTCTTTTGGGTTGTGAGAGCCAGTGATCATGATATTTGCGTCAAAATAATCAGCATAAACGCTAAAGTAGCCAACAGGAGTTGGTAGCAAGCCGATGTTATAAATTTTAAAGCCACCAGCCTTGTTTAGACCACTTAGTAGATACCTAAAAAGCGTGCTAGCACTAAGTCTTGCGTCAAAGCCAACGCTTAAAGTTTTTACGCCAAA
This region includes:
- a CDS encoding phosphomannomutase/phosphoglucomutase; translation: MKYDEIFREYDIRGIFEKDLTEDSVKAIGLALGKKFNEFGVKTLSVGFDARLSASTLFRYLLSGLNKAGGFKIYNIGLLPTPVGYFSVYADYFDANIMITGSHNPKEYNGFKITIKKDSFFGKDLQILKDKVNEIIASGEQIIDDESCEKFNILEKYVEFFVKEFSELKNFKKPFVIDCANGAVGVSLVPIVKALGLNAKILYEDPDGNFPNHHPDPSEKENLKELFSLIEKKEFDLGFGFDGDGDRIAVITPKRDIKGDELAYLYALNMKHPKVLGEVKCSQNMYDEIAKIGEVFMGKTGHSNIKKMMKELNVDLAAEVSGHIFFKERYFGFDDALYAMMRVLELVHKGFDLDGELDKMPLVFSTDEIKVKTTDEAKFKIVAKLKDCVKNESCDLPKIKNIIDIDGIRIQFENGWALVRASNTTPVIVTRFEAKSKEFLEEIEQKVTNLLKSLM